TGCCAAACAATTTTGTATGGCATACTATGCCAAAGAATAGACACTAAATATAATATATAAATCCAAATTATTTGGTTCTAGAACTATTACTAAATTTTAAAATTTATTAGTTCTTTGTATTAAAGTACCATATAGTATGTTTCTTCTTCGAGATTAGTCTTAACCTTCTTCATGAAGATTTTTTCTTCTTTCAAAAGTTTTTTTATGGCTTCTTGTACAAGCCATATTGAACTGACATTACTTAGAGTATCTGTTAGTGATTCGACTGATTTTACACGGTAGTAATTGGAAGGAAGGAAGCATAGTCCTGATGCTATCTCTTCTTTTGTGCATACTCTTCCGCGATTTCTACGAAGAAAATTCACTATCTGTACTTCCAATGTATCTAGAGCATTACCCTTATCTTTTAAAAAAGACAATGTCTAATACTTTAAGATATCAACTCATTAATATATATTTTAATATAATTACTCTAACTAATAGATACCTAATAAATCTGAGTCAAGGTATGCATAATTATCTCATACAAACGAAATTCTTATTGACTACCTCCTCTGGGTTACATTTTAACAATATTGCGAGTTCTCCCTTTAGTTCTAAGAGTCTTTGCACACTATCACTTTCATCTCCGAGTTCCGTTTTGAACTTATCCAAAGTCTCTTCTAAAGGAATGACATGATCTATTTCAACAATTTTATCAGCGAAGCAGACTACTTTCTCTTCCAAAGTTTCTGGCATATATATTCCCTCTGGCAATTTTAATGTCTCAGCATCCTTTTTCGATAACCCCCCACCTACATGCCTCTCTGCTATCCTTGCTATCTTCTCATCAATGCCCATTTCTCTTAAAAGTCTTCCACCTACATATCCATGATGAACTGAATGTGTTCTCGTTCTACCTATATCGTGCAATAAACCTCCTACTTTTACTAAATTTAAGTCAATATCATAACCCTTTTTCCTTATAGCCAAAGCCAATATAGTTGAGACTTCACTCACAGTAATGCTATGTCGAATAAGTGTATCAAGGTTCTTCTCTTTTTTCAATAAATTTATTGCTTCTTGCTCGTTCATCTCTCTTTTTTCATCTTACGTCTTTCTAAAATAGGCTGCTTAATAAGCAGTACTACAGATTAATATAACAGTCCTGATGGAGAAGTTCTAAAACGCGTAATAAGATTGAGAATAAATCGATGTAAATATGATATTGATCATCAAGCAGTTTTATAATGCTTATTTATTCTTATAAAAATCTAGTTAATCCACAGATTCGCTAGTTTCATTAACATTCTCTATTTCCTCTATTATTTCCTTGATTTTCCATTCAAGAGCTTTCTTTAATTCGTTATTGTCTACCCCATCCAAGATTTTACCACAGTTAGGGCACTTAAAGAACAGATCAATCGATTCTACAAAAGTCATTCTTTGACATTCAAGGGTACCACAATGGTAGAAGTCATGGCTTTCTTCATAAGTTAATCTTTCTTTTAGTCTCCTTAATGTTTTTTTCTTCTGAGCATCTATAAAACTGTCCGTTTGGTCTCTTTGAGCGCGCCATCTGTATACAAACCAACCTCTCTTCAAGTCACGGACTCTTACTCCACCAATAAGAGACCTACCAAATAAATGGTATAAAGTTTTTCTGACAGTATTAATTTTCAATCCCGTAGCACTGGCTATCTCTTCGTCAGTTGCATGCTCATTGTTAAGCAGTGCTCTTGCTACTCTTACATAATCTTCGCCACCTAGTAAACCAGCTATCTTGACAAAGGCATCTTCATACTCAATCTTTGAATGTTTAACCATCATTTTTCCTCCTAAATAATTATGTAAATTGAAAATACATAGAAAAACACACATTGATAATTTAGTAAAAAATCGTTTTTAAGATTTTCCATCGAATCGATATTATTGAAGGAAGTAACAAAATAAAATTATAGTTCAACTTCACTATTCTTTTCGTTTGAAATAAACACTATACGCTTCCCTCTTTTTTGGGGTATTATCTTTACCTTTGCATCCTCAAATTTTTTTGATATCTCTTTACCCTCAAAGTATCGGTCCA
This window of the Candidatus Methylarchaceae archaeon HK02M2 genome carries:
- a CDS encoding HDIG domain-containing protein, encoding MNEQEAINLLKKEKNLDTLIRHSITVSEVSTILALAIRKKGYDIDLNLVKVGGLLHDIGRTRTHSVHHGYVGGRLLREMGIDEKIARIAERHVGGGLSKKDAETLKLPEGIYMPETLEEKVVCFADKIVEIDHVIPLEETLDKFKTELGDESDSVQRLLELKGELAILLKCNPEEVVNKNFVCMR
- a CDS encoding transcription factor, whose translation is MMVKHSKIEYEDAFVKIAGLLGGEDYVRVARALLNNEHATDEEIASATGLKINTVRKTLYHLFGRSLIGGVRVRDLKRGWFVYRWRAQRDQTDSFIDAQKKKTLRRLKERLTYEESHDFYHCGTLECQRMTFVESIDLFFKCPNCGKILDGVDNNELKKALEWKIKEIIEEIENVNETSESVD